A section of the Streptomyces sp. Je 1-369 genome encodes:
- a CDS encoding MFS transporter translates to MLGQATSAIPSPLYSLYAEEWDYPPFLTTIIFAAYGAVAVVAILVSGPLSDRYGRRPVLLVAVLLLLAGLAVFIFAAGPGHLVVARMLNGLGIGAIVVVGGAALLDVSPERAARSGTLTAIAFNVGIAAAALGTAGLAQTGFHPLLLPYLADAFIALVLFVLLLVMREPHPSVGAAPLGIPRPHVPKEIRGRFVFAVIGAGAAWAVLGVCFSLEPAIAAHAAHVDGPFFGGVVIAAVTLAAACAQVVSARHPARTVALVGDTALAVLMLAGVAGFATGNAGVIIVAVALQGGAYGLAFGGSLRHLTAHIPAERRGAVMSMFYLLAYGALITPTLLVGIGATVWSDTVIFPVFSVLAALLCVSAVVVERVLGRRGGQAAVTPASTVEAPRMSEVD, encoded by the coding sequence ATGCTCGGGCAGGCGACGTCCGCCATCCCCTCGCCGCTCTACTCCCTGTACGCCGAGGAATGGGACTACCCGCCCTTCCTCACCACCATCATCTTCGCCGCGTACGGGGCTGTCGCGGTCGTCGCGATCCTCGTCTCCGGACCCCTGTCCGACCGGTACGGCCGTCGGCCCGTGCTCCTCGTCGCGGTCCTGCTGCTGCTCGCCGGGCTGGCCGTCTTCATCTTCGCCGCGGGTCCCGGACATCTCGTCGTGGCGCGGATGCTCAACGGCCTGGGGATCGGTGCGATCGTCGTCGTCGGCGGGGCCGCTCTGCTGGACGTGAGTCCCGAGCGGGCGGCCCGCAGCGGGACCCTCACCGCCATCGCGTTCAACGTCGGCATCGCCGCCGCCGCGCTCGGCACCGCGGGCCTCGCCCAGACAGGCTTCCATCCCCTGCTCCTGCCCTACCTCGCTGACGCGTTCATCGCCCTCGTCCTGTTCGTGCTCCTCCTGGTGATGCGGGAGCCGCACCCCTCGGTCGGGGCCGCGCCTCTGGGAATCCCTCGCCCGCACGTGCCGAAGGAGATCCGTGGACGCTTCGTCTTCGCCGTGATCGGCGCCGGTGCCGCCTGGGCCGTGCTCGGGGTCTGCTTCTCGCTGGAACCAGCGATCGCCGCCCACGCGGCGCATGTTGACGGGCCGTTCTTCGGCGGCGTCGTCATTGCGGCCGTGACCCTGGCCGCCGCCTGCGCCCAGGTCGTCAGCGCGCGTCACCCGGCGCGCACGGTCGCGCTCGTCGGCGACACGGCGCTCGCCGTGCTCATGCTGGCCGGGGTGGCCGGCTTCGCGACCGGCAACGCCGGCGTCATCATCGTCGCCGTCGCACTCCAGGGCGGCGCCTACGGGCTCGCCTTCGGCGGCTCCCTGCGCCACCTGACCGCTCACATTCCCGCCGAGCGGCGCGGAGCTGTCATGTCCATGTTCTACCTGCTCGCGTACGGGGCGCTCATCACGCCCACGCTCCTCGTAGGCATCGGCGCCACGGTCTGGAGCGACACCGTGATCTTCCCTGTCTTCTCCGTGCTCGCCGCCCTTCTCTGCGTCTCCGCCGTGGTCGTCGAGCGCGTACTGGGGCGTCGGGGAGGGCAGGCTGCGGTGACGCCGGCGTCGACGGTCGAGGCGCCCCGGATGAGCGAGGTCGACTGA
- a CDS encoding ArsR/SmtB family transcription factor gives MPPWETPSDQLPPVAPVQKLLRALADPVRLEMVRRLAVDPAAEAPCSDLYEGLNKSTATHHFKVLVEAGVLHPVMVGPSRGHRLRRSALQEAAPGLLDALMAAMAREG, from the coding sequence ATGCCACCCTGGGAGACCCCCTCCGACCAGCTGCCGCCCGTCGCCCCGGTCCAGAAACTGCTGCGCGCGCTCGCGGATCCCGTACGCCTGGAAATGGTCCGCCGACTGGCCGTGGACCCCGCCGCCGAAGCCCCCTGCTCGGACCTCTACGAGGGCCTGAACAAGTCCACAGCGACCCACCACTTCAAGGTCCTGGTCGAGGCGGGCGTCCTCCACCCGGTCATGGTCGGCCCTTCGCGCGGGCACCGCCTCCGCCGCAGCGCCCTCCAGGAAGCGGCACCAGGCCTGCTGGACGCGCTGATGGCGGCGATGGCACGAGAGGGGTGA
- a CDS encoding NADPH:quinone reductase, translating into MKSVVRTAAGGPEVLKLVDRPVPEPGPGEVRVRVHVSGVNPTDWRSRQRALPPGMDEQVPHQDGAGVIDAVGSQVDPARVGQRVWIWEAAWERPWGTAQQYTLVADRHAVALPDHASFELGAALGIPALTAHRALTVHDCGPGQIAPDTLRGTTVLVAGGAGVVGNAAIQLARWGGARVITTVSSPAKAALAHAAGAHHVVDYRTQDATAEIRALAPEGVDIVVEVAPGTNAALDIAVTAPGAVMAYYSGSEDEQLSIPVLSSLAANLRWQSVYVYTVPPAAKQQALTDVAAAVDARALRVGEDVGMPLHRFPLEHISDAHTALERGLVGKVLLDIP; encoded by the coding sequence ATGAAGTCCGTCGTTCGGACGGCTGCCGGCGGGCCCGAGGTCCTCAAGTTGGTCGATCGTCCGGTTCCCGAGCCCGGCCCCGGGGAGGTACGGGTCCGTGTGCACGTCTCGGGCGTCAACCCGACCGACTGGCGAAGCCGCCAACGGGCGCTGCCTCCAGGCATGGACGAGCAGGTGCCCCACCAGGACGGCGCGGGGGTGATCGATGCTGTCGGTTCTCAGGTCGATCCGGCACGAGTCGGACAGCGGGTGTGGATCTGGGAGGCCGCGTGGGAGCGGCCCTGGGGAACGGCACAGCAGTACACGCTCGTGGCCGACCGGCACGCCGTCGCGCTGCCCGACCACGCTTCGTTCGAACTCGGCGCCGCCCTGGGCATCCCGGCCCTGACCGCCCATCGCGCACTGACCGTGCACGACTGCGGACCGGGGCAGATCGCGCCCGACACTCTGCGGGGCACGACCGTCCTGGTGGCGGGTGGCGCCGGCGTGGTCGGCAACGCGGCCATCCAGCTCGCCCGCTGGGGTGGAGCCCGCGTGATCACCACGGTCAGCAGCCCGGCCAAAGCCGCGCTGGCACACGCGGCCGGCGCCCACCACGTGGTCGACTACCGCACGCAGGACGCGACCGCAGAGATCCGCGCCCTCGCTCCCGAGGGCGTCGACATCGTGGTGGAAGTCGCACCCGGCACCAACGCCGCTCTCGATATTGCAGTGACCGCCCCGGGCGCCGTGATGGCCTACTACTCCGGCAGCGAAGACGAACAGCTCTCCATCCCGGTGCTCTCCTCACTGGCGGCGAACCTGCGCTGGCAGAGCGTATACGTCTACACCGTGCCGCCCGCCGCGAAGCAGCAGGCGCTCACCGACGTCGCCGCAGCCGTGGACGCACGCGCCCTGCGCGTGGGCGAGGACGTCGGAATGCCACTGCACCGCTTCCCGCTGGAGCACATTTCCGACGCCCACACCGCACTCGAGCGGGGCCTGGTCGGGAAGGTCCTGCTCGACATCCCGTGA
- a CDS encoding tyrosine-type recombinase/integrase gives MELVSGVLLLHPEDAVLDGMLDGWEKQQLGRRLEPDTIRDRQSVVRRFVDFSGEYPWNWTAGHMDEWSATLISEGGRAKSTIRAYQGALRLFCDFITSPHYRWSEVCEERFGTHPVQVCHEWNTAAHLDEYEGDADRRPMTREEVQALFDYADDQVERAVRLGRKGALPAYRDATVFKTIYGWGLRVREASRLDVADFYRNAKAPELGRLALMHVRYGKGTKGSGPRRHMVASVMPWAVESLDDYLQNIRPRFPDRTGRQAVWLTERGGRLQPREIEDRFATYREALGFDKSLVPHCLRHSYVTHLIEDGADPKFVQDQVGHRVASTTAIYTGVSTDFTNTMMRRALDRAFQADGQEKV, from the coding sequence TTGGAGCTGGTCTCTGGCGTGCTTTTGCTGCATCCGGAAGATGCCGTCCTAGACGGCATGCTCGACGGCTGGGAGAAGCAGCAACTCGGCCGGCGGCTGGAGCCCGACACGATCCGCGACCGACAGTCGGTGGTCCGGCGGTTCGTCGACTTCAGCGGGGAGTACCCCTGGAACTGGACCGCTGGTCACATGGACGAGTGGTCGGCAACGCTGATCTCCGAAGGAGGTCGCGCGAAGTCAACCATTCGTGCCTACCAGGGAGCCCTGCGCCTGTTCTGTGACTTCATCACGTCGCCCCACTACCGCTGGTCCGAAGTCTGCGAAGAGCGGTTCGGCACCCATCCGGTGCAGGTTTGCCACGAATGGAACACCGCAGCTCACCTTGACGAGTACGAAGGCGACGCAGACCGGCGTCCCATGACTCGGGAAGAGGTTCAGGCGCTCTTTGACTACGCAGACGATCAAGTGGAGAGAGCTGTCCGGCTAGGCAGGAAGGGCGCCCTGCCCGCCTATCGCGATGCCACCGTCTTTAAGACGATCTACGGCTGGGGCCTGCGGGTTCGGGAGGCGTCTCGCCTGGACGTCGCTGACTTCTACCGAAATGCCAAGGCACCAGAGCTTGGGCGGCTGGCGCTCATGCACGTGCGCTACGGGAAGGGTACGAAGGGATCGGGGCCGCGACGGCACATGGTGGCCAGTGTGATGCCGTGGGCCGTGGAGTCCTTGGACGACTACCTGCAGAACATCCGCCCCCGCTTTCCGGATCGCACCGGCAGACAAGCTGTCTGGCTCACGGAACGCGGCGGGCGACTGCAACCACGTGAGATCGAGGATCGCTTCGCCACCTACCGGGAGGCGCTCGGCTTCGACAAGAGCCTGGTCCCGCACTGCCTGCGCCATTCCTACGTCACGCACCTGATCGAGGACGGTGCCGACCCAAAGTTCGTCCAGGACCAGGTCGGTCACCGTGTCGCGTCAACGACCGCGATCTACACGGGTGTCAGCACGGACTTCACCAACACCATGATGCGAAGAGCGTTGGACCGGGCCTTCCAGGCGGACGGACAGGAGAAGGTATGA
- a CDS encoding helix-turn-helix domain-containing protein, with the protein MTSKLDYKWHLRELMALRGMYSTTDLRPLLIERDVNLSASQVYRLVTEKPERLSMKTLMALIDILSCRMDELIEPVASAAPLRKAAGASDAGADLDRGVGEFRPRRARVTRDPR; encoded by the coding sequence ATGACATCGAAGCTGGACTACAAGTGGCACCTGCGCGAGCTCATGGCCCTGCGCGGCATGTACTCGACCACTGACCTGCGACCGCTGCTCATCGAGCGGGATGTGAACCTGTCGGCCAGCCAGGTCTACCGGCTCGTCACGGAGAAGCCCGAACGACTGAGCATGAAGACACTGATGGCCTTGATTGACATCCTCTCGTGCCGCATGGATGAGCTCATCGAACCGGTTGCGTCCGCCGCACCGCTACGCAAGGCAGCCGGTGCTTCGGACGCCGGGGCGGACCTGGACCGCGGCGTCGGGGAGTTTCGCCCGCGCCGTGCGCGCGTAACCCGTGATCCGAGGTGA